The nucleotide window ACCTTGCTACACGTTGCGGTGGGACGCAGAAACGCCGAGATTGGGAAGATGTTAGCTGACAGGGGTATGGATGTCAATGCCATCGACTTTGCCGGTAATACCGCTCTGATGGAGTACATGCATGTCTGGGAGTGGGAGAACGATGGCATCGAATTCGCCACGGTGCTGATTGAGAAAGGAGCTCGTCTCGATATGGCTAATAAATACGGAGAAACCGCTCTCATGCAAGCGGTCAGTACGAGAAGGTGGGCTTTGGCTAAGCTCCTCATTGAGAAAGGTGCGGATCCCAACCTACAAGATGGCCAGGGCGAGTCAGCCCTTCACATGATCTTGTACTACAATGAAGATGAGGTTGCAGCGGTATCCCTAGCAAAGACGCTGATTGATAAATGCCTTCACTTGGATGCACAAAATTATGACGGAAAAACGCCCCTACATAATGCCGCTGAGAAGGGGCTTGTTAAGCTAGTAAGGCTGCTACTTGAGAGCGGTGCGGATACTGAGGCTACGGACCACCAGGGCAACAGGCCTCTCTTCCTTGCGGTCATGTCACTCAATCCCCAAGCTGTCGAAATGCTTCTCAAGTTTGGTGCTAAGGTGGAAGACGCCGGGGGAAGCCATTCCATCCTGGAAAAGGCCACGGAACTCGTTGAGGATAACACATACGCCGCGAATAGTATCATAAGCGAGTATGAAAGCTTCAAGCAACGAACCTCACGCTTCATAACCGGACCAAATGACTGGACTCGAATAACGGAAGACACTCTCAACATGACACGCTTGATAGACGGCTGGAACTCTGAACGAGCTAAGCGGAGTTTGGCAACATACCAGATGCTGCGCCGAGCGGTTGCTCATACGAGCATCGACAAGCTAGATGAACATGAAGCTGGAAGGTTGCTACAGAATATGGATCAGTTGCTGGAGGATGCTAAGCCGATGTTGAAGGTAAATCTACCACTCGCATATGGCTGTCGTCGTCCCATGCGGTAGCGAGTTGTGGTTCCTTACCAGGTAGGTGCTTGGGAAAGATGATTCTGGACTTTTCGCAATGGCATTTCTTTTGTTTGAATATACTGTTCCCCGTCTCTTTTCCGTGAAGGCCTCAAATTACGCACAACTTATTTGGTTTCATAAGGATGTAAACCGAAGAAAGTACTTGGTCTTCAACATTTGCAGTTAGGAAGTTAGAGGTGCGTGGAGTGCAGCTCTCGGCTCACACAATGTCAAGCAAGCCTTTGTCCCCGAGCTTCTTCCCGTTCTGACTACAATTGTTCTACCCGTGTCTTCTCTAGACACAAATAACTCGACCCCTTGGCGTTTCATTGTTCCTCAACCACGAGTCCACGGGAACAAGCGGCTCATATGAAACAGAGAAGCGGGTGAACCCGCCATgtcaaagtaaacaaagacCACGGCAcgttccccccttttttcaACATCAGCAGGCATATGTAGACCCGTGTGTCTAGGAGTGAATGAGAATGTACCATGGTGAGGTATATAAAGCTTGCCATCTCTTATTCAGGTTCCTATTCACAACCCTTTTAGTCTCCACTCGAAGCCCAGCATTCCTAAGTGCCCTGTCCTTCCGCCCTCCAAGCTTGAGAGACCAACTACAGCTACACCTTGAGGAAGCCACATCAGcgaaccaaccaaccaaccaaccaaccaaccaactcCACACACAtaaagcaacaacaacaacacagcaCCTCAACTCCCCTCCCTAATCACACCATgttccccctcctctctcttctccctctcctcctcctccccttgtGTATTCAAAGCTACGACTTCTCCCCCACCCTCCCCGCCTCCGCCGTTCCGGACGCCCAAAAATCCGACTGGTGCGACTCCCACTCCTCCACCTGCGTCTCCATCTGCGGCACCGGCATGCCCGGCACCGACACCGACCTCCTTGGCGTTAAAGTCAACGCCTGTTCATACAAGACGCTACAATACGAATGTATCTGCAACAAGGATAACCTCAGGCCCAAGATGGAACTGTTTCATTATACCGTTCCCGGATTAATGTGCGAGGCGGCGTGGAAGGCGTGTAGAAAGACGAATGAAGGCGACAAAAAAATGGTGGGGGAGTGTGATAACCAGATAAGAAAAAAGTGTGGGCATCTGAGGACAAAAGATCAGGAGACGAAGAATGAAGGGTTGTATGGGTTTTTTAAACCGATTAAGGGGGGTGGGAAGGcgggggggaagaggagggggactTTTGAGTGAGAGGGGGACTGAATGAGAGGGGGACTGAATGAGAGGGGGGTAGTAAGAGGGGGGCTGCAAACTGAGAGGGGAACTGATAGCTGAGAAGGGGGGAGTAAGAGGTGGAAttgagagggagagaggggggaaggggataAGGAGTGAGGTGTCTTGGGGAtgggaggtaggtacctacttggGCAGGGAAAAGTATCTTGCGGGTCGAGGAAGTTGTGGAGGTCTCAATAATGGTGTTCTGTTCGGAGGAACTTTGGGATGGGGAGTTTCTTTTTGTAcaacctttttcttttggtaTCTTTATGGAGGTGGGAATTGGGGTAGAGAAAGGATTGTATGATTACAGTAAGTTGATCGGGATGATCtcgttaaaaaaaaataaaacaaaaaaaacaaactGGAAGAGTGGAAGGGGGCTCAAGTTGGCTCtttagtaggtacctaccatgGAAACTGCTATCGGATACTTACATCTATCCAAAAATGTGTGAAGGTAGAAGTAGCAGTTTACCTAGCTGGGAAGATATTGGCCGGCCGACATTGTCAATGACTCCAGCCTTGTGCTTTCATAATAGAACTTTGTTATCAATATCCCTATCAAACGGTAGTACTCTATAATGACATGTAACAACACGAATATTTTGTGAATGAAATTAAGCCGTGATCCAAGTAACCAAGTCGTCCAACCCGCAACCCATGCtaacaagaaaaagagaaataaCAAAAATGAAACTGCTCAAACCAACGAGCAAGTCCGGCAACTGTAGGTACCGACCATATACAAAGAATCGAAACTCCAATCTGGTCAAATGAAAACATAAAGCCCCCCCCCAACTTCCCCATCAACCCCAAATTCCCTCTCCCACTCACGAAGACATGCCCTTCTTCATGTTATCATACTGACTGTCGGGATACTCCAACAAGTTCTTCTCGCTGTCCAAAGTTCCCAACCCATCCTTGACCACCGTCATCAAGCTGTCCTTATCCGTCCGATCGCCCGACGCCTCCCAGTACATGGCACCGCCCAgccccttctccttgatgtAGCTCACCTTCTGCTTGACCATCTCGGGCGTATCGTAGCTGACCATGACCTTGTTCGTCTCATCATAACTCCAGCTAGCGCCGACCTTTTCATCCAGGAAAACCTTGGCTCCACTCTTGGGCAACACCTTGTAATCCCAAATACCCTTCTCCCACGATCCCTCGCCGACGCCCGAGTAGGCGGTACCCGGTCCATCCGTCGACGCGAACGCGCGGCCGTACAGCGGCATGCCCAGCACGATCTTGTTGGAAGGGATGCCGAACTTGATGTAGTCCGTGACGGCCCGATCGGTCGAGAAGGGCGTCGTGTCCGGGTTCTTCTCGTCCGGGTACAAGTTAGCCTGGTGGCCGGCCTTCTTATCCCACGCGCCCGCGTAGTCGTAGGCCATGAGGTTCATAAAGTCCAAAGTCTCGCCGATTTCCTTCATCGACGACTCCAAGACGCCGTACTTGGACGGACCCGCCGAGGCGGCCATGGTCAGCAGGAAGTGGTACCCGTCGGCGTGGGCGGCCGCGTACTTGTCCATCTGCGAGCGGATTTCTTTGAGCAAAAGCAAAAAGTTTTGGGCTTCGGTTTCCGAGGCCGGGTATTCCCAGTCGATGTCGATGCCGTCGAAACCCCAGTCTTTGACGAGGGCCAGGGCCGAAGTGGCGAACTTGGTGCGGGATTcggcggtggaggcggtCAGCGCGAAGCGGCTGGGAGAGGTCTGGGAGTAGGTCCAGCCGCCaatggagaggaggacgCGGACGTTGCGGTTGGCTTTTTTGAGGAGGTAGAGCTGTTTGACGCAGCCGTAGACGTTGGTGCCGTTGTCGTTCCAGGCTGGGATTGTTGTGTTAGAAGACTGGGTGGGTTATGTTGTTGACGACCTAGGAAAGAAGATTGGGGATGAAAACACGTACAGTCAGTGGGATAGCGCTTATCCGTGTCAGACCAGGTGTCTGAGGAAAAGACAGTTCCGTCTTCTTTGAGGTTGGCAAAGGAGTACAGGACATGGGTGATTTTGTCGGCTGGAAGGTCGGCAGCCTGGTAGTTGCGGCCGTAGATGCCCCTGGATAGGAAAGGAAAGTCAGCAAGCTGTTCAGCCCGAAGGTTGaggatacctctaggcaggCACATACCAGTTTGTAAAGTACACAACGTTCTTGTATCCGCTACTGTCTGCACGATCAGGGACAGTCACGTTGGTGTCAgcagaggtagaggtaacgTTGGTGCCCGGGCACATAGGCGCAGGCGCAGCATCCACAAGGaatgaagagaaggaaaggacaGCCAGTGCGGCCGCCTTGATAGAGAACATCATAACGAATGAACGAATGAATGAACGAAGATGCCGCAGactggtagtagtagtgtatgGCGcaaaaggagaggagggagagagtgTTGTTTGCTTGTCTGATGATGAACCAGACCACAACATCTCGGAAGGGGAGGACTTGAAGCTTCTTTTATCCTCACCTTGACGTCCATCTGGACTCAATGTCGACACCAGAGTAAAGCCAGCAAGCACCGGTTGGCCAGGCCCATCCAACCATCTCTTCCAAGTTTCTGTGGTGTTGCCATCGAGACAGGCACACGCGGGAAACTTTCCATGTGAACCccctcatcgtcatccaccatcatcaatcaGGTCGTCGAGCGGTTGGTTCCTTGTGCCTTGTGCCTTGTGCCTggcaggaacaggaacaggaaccgACGTGGGACgtaggaaaggaaaggaaaggtcCGGTCCGATGCCTCGTTGAATGCCCTGTTGCATCGGGCTAGGCTAGTCTAGTAGCTCCATACAACGTACTTACCTGACCTGAAAGCGTGAGTGATACGTgccagacagacagacctGTGGCTGGCCAACTAAAACGTTTAGCGGAGTCACCCTCCGCACACTACCCGACCCGACCCCAACCAACCCCAAAAAATCTTGGTTACAAACACCCAAACAGAATTCCCAGTTGGAAATAGTGGGGCCTAGTTGgcacctacactacacttaAACGACACTAGTGTCAGACATTGTAAATCCCGTTATTTCCATTTTAAGGTACCCGACCTGTTCGCTAGTAACCTTTGGGTGTCTTCTCGATGCTGCAAGGTACCAAGATTCTAGCTTCGGAATTCCAACCTATCGGCAGCCAAGTGGGAACCGTTTGACACATTTGACATAATCATTCTGCAGCCGCACAATGCTTTGATACATGGCAGACACTACTATACGACATGCGCCCTATACTTGTCACCTTCGATCAAATGAAATGACATGCGTACAATCAGTCACGATTAGTAAGGTAAGTTCCTCCtcaagagaagaaagaaaggagtgaGAGGGGATGAAACGATGATGAAAGTTCATAGGTACCAAACTTGAACTTCTCGGAGGTACAGAACCCCATACTGCCGTTAATGTTAATCCCACAACTTCAACTTCGAGATATCTACccatttcccccctcccatgTCTCTTTGATCAAATGTGGAGGTAGCAAATATCAATCTCGCAACGTTGCCATGGCCCAAGGTGTGTAGGTACATCTGAGGTGACTGTTCCATCATTCCATAATTCCAACCATCCATATCTCGTTTTGTCCTGTCCACTTCACCGGGTTATGTAGAGGTAACCGTGTCCATGAAGCTGGCGTCAGGGTCCCAGATCAATGGGACATGGTGAGGGAACCGTTGCTCGACCTGGACCACAAGTGACCACTGACCCGACAGGCCGACAAGGACGTAGCGTGATGCGACCCTGTGGGGGACCGGTGATTTCCAGGTCTTCACgtgcgaaaaaaaaaaggggatgTAATTCCCGCGCCATGTGGGATTGAGTGCCTGCAGTGGTCGGCttgaggtaggtagcgatGTTCCATCGAGCGTTTAGATTCGACCGCCGAGGATGGGCAGTTGGGCACGAGACGTCGATATCGAATCGTGAGCATTCGGTAGGTGTCTTGGGAATGAAGAAGGTTTAGGTAGGCAGATGAAagggtggggggggggggggggggggggggggggcatgAGACGGTTGTCCCCTTGATGGGCGGGATCTTATCTCGGACCTTGTGCTTGTTCAGTGTCTTTCCAAGTTCAGGCCGGTATCAAGGGGGTGAATGAGAGGTAACTAGTCGACTGGAGCGAGACCTCGAAAGGGAAAATGGACGGTGGTTAAGATGCACATGAAAGGGTTCATGGGGaagcatcgcatcgcatcgcatcgcatggATGGGAAGCAGGTGCGATCACCGGACGGATAATCAGGCACCGGATATACCTAACCAGGCACCAGGCACCAGGTACCAAAGTGTTCAGAGGTATTATCTCCAGCGGGAGGTGGCAAGATGTTTTTGTCTTGGTCTTTGCCACCTGGGGTTCATTATCGGCACGAACATTCATATTCCCGGTTGTTCATATCATTATCCCCGAAGCCCCGGATGTGGCAAATCCAAGTGCCGTCGGATCTGGATCATAGATCTGGGGAAGTCATCTATCAACCCCTCCGCATTGGGAGGTCCCGTCGTGCACACAATCGCCGGTGATGCATGGGTGTATAGGTATGTGCCCGGGCTCGGCCAAATAGCGAGAAAAGTGGCCGCCATCTTCAAACTGTTTCGATGTGTGATATCGAATTTGACAATCTCCGGTGCATGCACACAAGACCATCACTTATCCATCATCAACTGAAGTGTCAGTAGTCGCAGTCTCGTGCGCATGGGCAGACGTTGTTCGGTTGTTGATAAAGGTTTGTtgataaagggaataaataccaccctacctaggtaggtacggtcAGGTACACCACCAATCATCGATGGTCGTTACATCTTCTCCACGGGGACCATTGAGCAAACATGCAACGTTACCCGGATATTGCGATTTGTCTAGACTCTGGATGCGGGTATCATTGCAGTGCCGATGATAGTCTCTCCTGGGATATTCGAATTGAAACGTGGGCAACCGAATACTCAGGACGACGTCTGGAATTGATGCTGGTTGAGCAAGCAAGAACAAAAACAAcgtttcctacctacctattcgcGGAAGATAAACACAGGATAGAACCTAGCAAAAGAGTCAGATAAGAGCAGACGAAATCGAAGGGAACATCAAACCCATCCGCATCACTACGCAAGACTTACCATACCCTAGGTAAACGCCTCATAGAACCCCATCCATCAACCACCCCCTAATAATCTTCAtaacctcctccctcttctccatcccatccctcACCAGCTCCTCATCCCCAAACCGCCCCACGCCATCCTGATCATACCCATGAATCGCATCcggcaccaacaaccacctaTATCTCCTCTTCACTTGCCCTTCGTCCACTTCCACCCGCCAATGAAACCTCTcatcctccaactccaactttcccttttcctcacCCACCTCTTCCCTCCCCAACATGTCCTCCACCCCCGGCACCTTTTTCCCTCCCAACTTGCACGCCATCCGCCACGCCTCGCCCCCCAACATATCCAGCTCACAAGCAATCACAAACACATTCGCAGGAAacttttcccttccctttactactactaccttttCCGCCCCTTCTGCGGTTGCTTCTTCCACACTGACAGCATAAACCGGACTCAACAACGGATCCCCCATCTTTTGCCCGGGGGAAACATAAGCCCAATCAAACATGCCCGACAAGCCCATCAAGAAATCCGTGTCTTTTCCCCTAAACCCGCCCAGCGCCGGTTTATACCGTCTCGATTTTGTCGCTTTGGTCTCCGAAGGCGTGACAAAGTCCAGCACGGGGTACATGGGCACCACAGCCTTGAGTAGTGGGCGAATGTTTGGTAATTGCGAGAcggccaaggccaagttcCCGCCGGCGCTCCACCCCGCAATGGCGACGCGGTTGAGGTCGATGCCGGGCAGGTCATCTGACTTGAAAAGGTCCAGAATGACGGCTTCGAGATCGTGGATTGCTGTTGGGAATGGGTAGGAAGGGGCTTTGCGGTAGTCGAGGGCGATTACGCAAAAGGGAGTGTCGCCTTCTTGGGCAAGTTGGACAAAGCGCCGGTTCCAACTGTCGTTGTCGTAGGGTGAGCCGAGGacgaagccgccgccgtggATGGTGAGTAAGGTGGGTAGTTTTGTGGGACATGGACCATCTTCGCCCGAGTGTGATTTGGGGAGGAATACCCTGTTTGTATGTGTCAGTTGATCACTAGGATAACTTCCTGAATGGTTCAGTTAGGTAAGAATAGGTAAATGAGGGGCCATACCGAACGGGCAACTGCGGTCTTGAAGGATACGCCTTGATGATATCCGGGTTGGTAGGGGATGAGCCCAAGTAGTCGGTCTTGATGGCCGTGATCAAGTTGAGTGGAGTCTTGATGAGCTTGGTGATGCCGTAAGCCAATGCGCCGTACTTGAGCTTCTGGGTGAGTGGGAGTGATGGGGCGACATGGATCTCCTCCGAGCCAGTTGGGCCAGCAGTgtcgagggcggcggcggggggtATAGCGGCCATGGCGGGCgattagaggtaggtatctacaGGTTGGTACTTAGGtattgatgatgacgagaagCCTTGTAAGGTAGAAGGAGGCTTGGTGTTGTTCGCTGTTGCCAGATGCCCGCTGGCCAAGGACAGACAGACTGGctgtggtgtagtgtagatggATGCTCGGCAATGTGGATGCCAATGCTGGCTGTCGGGAAATATGTAAGTCCGCTCATTGGTTGGACACATCGGGAGGGGGGACAAAAGCCCCGAGGGTTAGGGGACAAGGCAACCTAAAAGCCCGAAAAGTCGGGATCGATCTCCGCACGCTGAATCCATCCACC belongs to Neurospora crassa OR74A linkage group IV, whole genome shotgun sequence and includes:
- a CDS encoding alpha/beta hydrolase fold protein; this translates as MAAIPPAAALDTAGPTGSEEIHVAPSLPLTQKLKYGALAYGITKLIKTPLNLITAIKTDYLGSSPTNPDIIKAYPSRPQLPVRVFLPKSHSGEDGPCPTKLPTLLTIHGGGFVLGSPYDNDSWNRRFVQLAQEGDTPFCVIALDYRKAPSYPFPTAIHDLEAVILDLFKSDDLPGIDLNRVAIAGWSAGGNLALAVSQLPNIRPLLKAVVPMYPVLDFVTPSETKATKSRRYKPALGGFRGKDTDFLMGLSGMFDWAYVSPGQKMGDPLLSPVYAVSVEEATAEGAEKVVVVKGREKFPANVFVIACELDMLGGEAWRMACKLGGKKVPGVEDMLGREEVGEEKGKLELEDERFHWRVEVDEGQVKRRYRWLLVPDAIHGYDQDGVGRFGDEELVRDGMEKREEVMKIIRGWLMDGVL
- the gh18-4 gene encoding chitinase 1, whose amino-acid sequence is MLWSGSSSDKQTTLSPSSPFAPYTTTTSLRHLRSFIRSFVMMFSIKAAALAVLSFSSFLVDAAPAPMCPGTNVTSTSADTNVTVPDRADSSGYKNVVYFTNWGIYGRNYQAADLPADKITHVLYSFANLKEDGTVFSSDTWSDTDKRYPTDSWNDNGTNVYGCVKQLYLLKKANRNVRVLLSIGGWTYSQTSPSRFALTASTAESRTKFATSALALVKDWGFDGIDIDWEYPASETEAQNFLLLLKEIRSQMDKYAAAHADGYHFLLTMAASAGPSKYGVLESSMKEIGETLDFMNLMAYDYAGAWDKKAGHQANLYPDEKNPDTTPFSTDRAVTDYIKFGIPSNKIVLGMPLYGRAFASTDGPGTAYSGVGEGSWEKGIWDYKVLPKSGAKVFLDEKVGASWSYDETNKVMVSYDTPEMVKQKVSYIKEKGLGGAMYWEASGDRTDKDSLMTVVKDGLGTLDSEKNLLEYPDSQYDNMKKGMSS